A region of candidate division WOR-3 bacterium DNA encodes the following proteins:
- the sucC gene encoding ADP-forming succinate--CoA ligase subunit beta encodes MKLLEYQGRILFEKYGIPVKKGDVAKTPEEAYEIHKKIGGEVVIKAQVPVGGRGKAGGIKISDSPEKTKELTEKILSLTIKSYPVKKVLVAESAKIKKEMYLSLTLDRKSSKILLMAIREGGIEVEEIARERPESIYTDFIPVLRGISPYQLRKFSSFLFPDNSNLRKEAESILLKMYKLFRECNVNLVEINPLALCDDGKLWAIDSKIILDDNAYYKYPDFVPERDMDYENLKEFEAKEYGLSYVKLNGKVGCVVNGAGLAMATMDTLKKFGGEPANFLDIGGSSSPEKVKAAMRILLSDTNVKSVFLNIFGGITRCDDVANGLVSAFKELKPNVPIVIRLTGTNEEEGRKIIENSGLKLFTAKSMDEGAKLAVEMAEKM; translated from the coding sequence ATGAAACTACTTGAATATCAAGGAAGGATTTTATTTGAAAAGTATGGAATCCCTGTTAAAAAGGGAGATGTGGCAAAAACACCTGAAGAGGCATACGAAATTCACAAAAAAATAGGAGGGGAAGTGGTTATAAAAGCCCAGGTTCCGGTTGGTGGAAGAGGAAAAGCGGGTGGAATAAAAATTTCCGATTCACCCGAAAAGACCAAGGAACTTACAGAAAAAATACTTTCCTTAACTATAAAATCATATCCAGTAAAAAAGGTTCTTGTGGCTGAAAGTGCAAAAATTAAAAAGGAAATGTACTTATCTCTTACACTTGACAGAAAAAGTTCTAAAATTCTTTTAATGGCAATTAGGGAAGGTGGAATTGAAGTTGAAGAAATTGCAAGAGAAAGACCCGAAAGTATTTACACAGATTTTATACCAGTATTAAGAGGGATATCACCATATCAATTAAGAAAGTTTTCAAGTTTTCTTTTTCCTGATAACAGTAATTTAAGGAAAGAGGCTGAATCAATACTTTTAAAAATGTATAAATTATTTAGAGAATGTAATGTAAACCTTGTGGAAATCAATCCTCTTGCTCTCTGTGATGATGGGAAACTGTGGGCTATTGATTCAAAAATAATCTTAGATGATAATGCTTATTATAAATATCCTGATTTTGTTCCAGAAAGGGACATGGATTACGAAAACTTGAAAGAATTTGAGGCAAAGGAATACGGATTATCCTATGTTAAACTTAACGGGAAAGTTGGTTGTGTTGTAAATGGTGCTGGTCTTGCAATGGCAACCATGGATACCCTTAAAAAATTTGGGGGTGAACCCGCTAATTTCCTTGATATAGGCGGTTCATCATCCCCTGAAAAAGTAAAGGCTGCTATGAGAATTCTTCTTTCTGACACAAATGTAAAATCTGTATTTTTAAATATATTTGGAGGTATAACAAGATGTGATGATGTAGCAAATGGTCTTGTTAGTGCTTTTAAAGAGTTAAAACCCAATGTACCCATTGTAATAAGACTTACAGGAACAAATGAAGAGGAAGGAAGAAAAATAATTGAAAATTCAGGACTTAAACTTTTTACTGCAAAAAGCATGGATGAAGGAGCAAAATTAGCAGTTGAAATGGCTGAGAAGATGTAA
- a CDS encoding MG2 domain-containing protein, whose amino-acid sequence MKDKKIFFILLSSFFILIILGISLSIILSKPGKEKKIKESLIKVQIETQGELDYIPNEIPVQFSRKFLGAEGIVIEEEEINNFIQIEPFIKSYGKWVSENTFIIYFSERPELDRDYTLKVLKIPLKTEVESITPIKISFKTPPFKVLNASLLSVENKKASVKLEFNESLNIKEILNKEIKKFLKVIDSKNNEVEIVDIQRVQHNLEEILLTFSITKAPEKYRLVVLKGLKSTRGFPLKEDYEFEIPIGFHENPISVLSYNVEEIEEGFMITFNLSAPGEEKFKIINKNLSALIRINPPISFKAQTSQNYIYILGNFSPDREYEVILKSGIKSEKSALLSDYKVKIKIPEKKEVLQFLYRGRYFGKKGDWKLPLKISQIDSLKMDIVYVPPQNVLFWYSRDWGEIYSFRSYGEEVVKNYKLEVEENKKLLWIDLKDFLKEIEKGIYLVEVFGKTKKNRFLSDRIVVCISDISLIVKWSDKYIYVWALSSSTLEPEQNVNIEIRSSKNFLTGKGITDINGFCKIPILKKEREPYIVFAEKDKEWTYMHIPSLRLKKEEFEIYGEDPYIPYLAYIYPERNLYRPGEEIHFAVIVREPKTFKGVSIPLKVIIRDPRGKNALSLTGNTDQSGIAEFSFPTTPASPTGKYMIDLQIGDRILTNSYVFVETFVPEKMSIDIKIPEKINIYEKFPVNIKAEYLFGAPASNESYSIWIKASEIEFKPSGYYGYSFGTIKTQDKALPYYQSERIYGKLDEKGEAEVFMQIPKDIIFYEPINLDISVEVTEGGSGRVSSKSLSKIIHQRPFYIGLISDVKRIREGIPVKIKGVLLKPDGSFYTNRTKLTYRVYMLKWSYSYYYYEEEYEYYEGDGYWESRFLKIPVSEEKEIIAEDGKFSFTFTPQASYYDYLIEVSDEKNLAFSELKISGWGWWYEEREVVESPEIIPISVDKKEYDEGEIVNVEALLPFEGKILWTVELDSIYIREVKEYKGELAKWSFKAPRGVSNVYVSALLIRSGENYLVQRAYGIQKIRIRPKKIHLDLKVEVPEKIKPGEELLIKVKGGEKFKGTISIVDEGILQITSFKTPDPYNGILKDLRLILNTAESFGWIIKKFLEKTGGGLTEREEEFVSPRFTKLVSYWSGIIESSPDGKIEYKVKIPQYNGKLRIMISGVNENKLGNAEKEVIVKSDVIVSPTIPRFMCTKDEFSFPVTIINTTKLIKKTEIKVFLEGAKAEEDKFIVTTPAEEKNIIWINCKADNMPGSIKIKIEGNSEGERYYEDFEIPLYPNTPYITKTEYVKVTPDKNDLSQYFEEFYPKAHEVNLILAPIPGLTRLNHLKYVISYPYGCIEQTSTKTFLLIKLKNLLPFINPEITQDKYTDMVNSGIRRIISMQTPSGGFAFWPGGGDPEPWASAYATLVLIESEKEGFFVPEGVIEAALNYLDAIQDKNGLTYYVLARGGYLSKKKEYLDRIIALSRKEKFDVPSGIFVCGAINEAGKKEEAKNLLEKVLKEEEPKTRRYSQDFYSPLQYKGMKLFITQTIDPSNSEIERLLIEIGEALSKKSFYYTTQELAWCLAGLGMYMERFEREKYEAQISIDSKKYKPYEKKGVYSWFLKNIGGKKVFLEIKSKENLYLCIENSGFSKREEDFKEEIKGLHLKRKIFTFKGEKTETAEQGDLLVIKILVKSTGYYENVAIESPIPAGLEIVNPRIEETSLPFWVKRRNIMTPTYVDIRDDRIILFGSVTSDTLCYYYLARAVTPGKFYTSPVRGFVMYNPEIMGNSDAFYFKVNKK is encoded by the coding sequence ATGAAGGATAAAAAAATTTTTTTTATTTTATTATCGTCATTTTTTATTTTAATAATTTTGGGTATATCGCTTTCGATTATCCTCTCAAAACCTGGAAAAGAAAAAAAAATAAAGGAAAGTTTAATAAAGGTTCAAATTGAAACTCAGGGGGAACTGGATTATATTCCTAATGAAATACCTGTTCAATTTTCCAGAAAATTCTTAGGGGCTGAGGGAATAGTTATTGAAGAGGAAGAAATTAATAATTTTATCCAAATTGAACCCTTTATAAAGTCCTATGGAAAGTGGGTATCTGAAAATACATTTATAATTTATTTTTCAGAAAGACCTGAACTTGATAGAGATTATACTTTAAAAGTATTAAAAATCCCTCTAAAAACTGAGGTAGAATCAATAACTCCCATTAAAATAAGTTTTAAAACACCACCTTTTAAAGTTTTAAATGCCTCTCTTCTCTCAGTTGAAAATAAAAAGGCAAGTGTAAAACTTGAATTTAATGAATCTCTAAATATTAAAGAAATACTCAATAAAGAGATAAAAAAATTTTTAAAAGTTATTGATTCAAAAAATAATGAGGTTGAGATTGTTGATATACAAAGAGTTCAACATAACCTTGAAGAAATCCTCTTAACCTTTTCTATCACAAAGGCACCAGAAAAGTATAGATTAGTTGTTTTAAAAGGACTTAAAAGCACAAGAGGTTTCCCTTTAAAGGAAGATTACGAGTTTGAGATTCCAATTGGATTTCATGAAAATCCAATAAGTGTCTTGTCTTACAATGTAGAAGAAATAGAAGAGGGATTTATGATTACCTTTAATCTTTCAGCTCCAGGAGAAGAAAAATTTAAAATTATTAATAAAAACCTTTCGGCACTAATAAGAATTAATCCGCCAATTTCTTTTAAAGCACAAACTTCTCAAAATTACATATACATTTTAGGGAATTTCAGCCCTGATAGGGAATATGAAGTAATTCTTAAATCAGGAATAAAGAGCGAAAAAAGTGCTCTTTTATCTGATTATAAAGTTAAAATAAAAATTCCCGAGAAAAAGGAGGTTCTTCAATTTCTTTACAGGGGAAGGTATTTTGGGAAAAAAGGAGATTGGAAGCTACCTTTAAAAATTTCACAAATAGATTCTTTAAAAATGGATATAGTTTATGTGCCACCCCAGAATGTTCTTTTCTGGTATTCAAGAGACTGGGGAGAAATTTATTCTTTTAGAAGCTACGGAGAGGAAGTAGTAAAAAATTATAAATTAGAGGTAGAGGAAAATAAAAAATTGTTATGGATTGACCTTAAAGATTTTTTAAAGGAAATTGAAAAGGGAATTTATTTAGTTGAAGTTTTTGGAAAAACAAAGAAAAATAGATTCTTAAGTGATAGAATTGTTGTATGCATATCTGATATTTCCCTTATAGTAAAGTGGAGTGATAAATACATATATGTATGGGCACTTTCATCCTCAACCCTTGAACCTGAACAGAATGTTAATATTGAAATAAGATCAAGTAAAAATTTCTTAACAGGTAAAGGTATAACAGATATTAATGGTTTTTGTAAAATACCTATTTTAAAAAAGGAAAGAGAACCCTATATAGTTTTTGCAGAAAAGGATAAGGAATGGACATACATGCATATTCCTTCCCTTAGGTTAAAGAAAGAAGAGTTTGAAATATACGGAGAAGACCCTTATATTCCTTATCTTGCCTATATTTATCCTGAAAGAAATCTTTATAGACCAGGTGAAGAAATTCATTTCGCAGTAATTGTAAGAGAACCAAAAACCTTTAAAGGAGTTTCAATTCCCCTTAAAGTTATTATCAGGGATCCGAGAGGTAAAAATGCACTTTCCTTAACCGGTAATACAGATCAATCGGGTATTGCTGAATTTTCTTTCCCAACAACTCCTGCATCACCAACTGGAAAGTATATGATTGACCTTCAAATTGGTGATAGAATCCTTACCAACAGTTATGTTTTTGTTGAAACTTTTGTTCCAGAAAAAATGAGTATAGATATTAAGATTCCTGAAAAGATAAATATTTACGAAAAATTCCCTGTAAATATAAAAGCAGAATATCTCTTCGGGGCTCCTGCTTCTAATGAAAGTTATTCAATCTGGATAAAGGCAAGTGAAATTGAATTTAAACCTTCAGGATATTACGGATACTCCTTTGGAACTATAAAAACACAAGATAAGGCTTTACCCTATTATCAATCAGAAAGAATTTATGGAAAACTTGATGAAAAAGGTGAAGCTGAAGTTTTTATGCAAATCCCAAAGGATATTATCTTTTACGAACCTATCAATTTAGATATCAGTGTGGAAGTTACAGAAGGGGGAAGCGGCAGGGTAAGTTCAAAAAGTTTAAGTAAAATAATTCATCAGAGACCCTTTTATATAGGGCTTATTTCAGATGTAAAAAGAATAAGAGAAGGTATCCCTGTAAAAATAAAGGGGGTTCTTTTAAAACCTGATGGCTCCTTTTATACAAATAGAACAAAACTTACTTACAGAGTTTATATGTTAAAATGGTCTTACAGCTATTATTACTACGAGGAAGAATATGAATACTATGAGGGTGATGGTTACTGGGAATCGAGATTTCTCAAAATACCTGTTTCAGAAGAAAAGGAAATAATTGCTGAGGATGGAAAATTTTCTTTTACCTTTACTCCACAAGCATCCTATTATGATTATCTTATTGAGGTTTCTGATGAAAAAAATCTTGCCTTTAGTGAATTAAAAATATCAGGGTGGGGTTGGTGGTATGAGGAAAGGGAGGTTGTGGAATCACCTGAAATAATTCCTATAAGCGTCGATAAAAAGGAATATGATGAAGGTGAAATTGTTAATGTTGAAGCACTTTTACCCTTTGAGGGAAAAATTTTATGGACAGTGGAACTTGATTCTATTTATATTAGGGAAGTTAAAGAATATAAGGGAGAACTTGCAAAGTGGTCATTTAAGGCTCCCCGGGGAGTTTCAAATGTTTATGTAAGTGCCCTTCTCATAAGATCAGGAGAAAATTATCTCGTTCAAAGGGCTTATGGAATTCAGAAAATAAGAATAAGACCTAAAAAAATTCATCTTGATTTAAAAGTAGAAGTTCCGGAAAAGATAAAACCAGGAGAAGAACTTTTAATCAAAGTTAAAGGGGGTGAAAAATTTAAAGGAACTATTTCAATTGTGGATGAGGGAATTCTCCAGATTACTTCCTTTAAGACACCTGACCCTTATAATGGTATTTTGAAAGATTTAAGATTAATTTTAAATACAGCAGAATCTTTTGGATGGATTATAAAGAAATTTTTAGAAAAAACAGGAGGTGGACTTACTGAAAGAGAAGAAGAATTTGTATCACCAAGATTTACAAAACTTGTTTCCTACTGGAGCGGAATAATTGAAAGCTCCCCTGATGGAAAAATTGAATATAAAGTTAAAATTCCTCAATATAATGGAAAATTGAGAATAATGATTTCAGGAGTTAATGAGAATAAACTTGGAAATGCTGAAAAGGAAGTAATAGTAAAAAGTGATGTTATTGTTTCTCCAACAATTCCAAGATTCATGTGCACAAAGGATGAGTTCAGTTTCCCAGTTACAATTATAAATACAACTAAATTAATTAAAAAAACGGAAATTAAAGTTTTTCTTGAAGGAGCAAAAGCTGAAGAAGATAAATTTATTGTTACAACTCCGGCTGAGGAAAAAAATATTATATGGATAAATTGCAAGGCAGATAATATGCCAGGTTCAATTAAAATAAAAATTGAAGGAAATAGTGAGGGAGAAAGGTACTATGAAGATTTTGAAATTCCACTTTATCCAAATACGCCTTATATAACTAAAACAGAGTATGTAAAGGTTACTCCTGATAAAAATGATTTATCACAATATTTTGAGGAATTTTATCCAAAAGCCCATGAAGTAAATCTAATACTTGCTCCAATACCAGGTCTTACAAGACTAAATCATTTAAAATATGTTATTTCCTATCCTTACGGCTGTATAGAGCAAACATCAACAAAAACCTTTCTCCTAATTAAACTTAAAAATCTTTTACCCTTTATAAACCCTGAAATCACACAAGATAAATATACGGATATGGTAAATTCAGGAATAAGAAGGATAATATCAATGCAAACTCCTTCAGGTGGTTTTGCCTTCTGGCCTGGAGGAGGAGATCCAGAACCTTGGGCAAGTGCTTATGCTACACTTGTTTTAATTGAAAGCGAAAAAGAAGGATTTTTTGTTCCTGAAGGAGTTATAGAAGCTGCGCTTAATTACCTTGATGCAATTCAAGATAAAAACGGGCTTACATACTATGTTCTTGCAAGAGGTGGTTATCTTTCTAAAAAGAAAGAATATTTAGATAGAATTATAGCTCTTTCAAGAAAGGAAAAATTTGATGTTCCAAGCGGAATTTTTGTTTGTGGAGCAATAAATGAAGCAGGTAAAAAAGAAGAGGCAAAAAATCTCCTTGAAAAGGTTTTAAAGGAAGAAGAACCAAAAACAAGAAGATATTCCCAAGATTTTTATAGTCCCCTTCAATACAAAGGAATGAAATTATTTATTACACAGACTATTGACCCTTCTAATTCTGAAATAGAAAGACTATTAATAGAAATTGGAGAAGCTCTTTCCAAAAAAAGTTTTTACTATACAACACAAGAACTTGCATGGTGTTTGGCAGGATTAGGAATGTATATGGAAAGATTTGAAAGAGAAAAGTATGAAGCTCAAATTTCAATTGATAGCAAAAAATATAAACCCTATGAGAAAAAGGGTGTTTATTCATGGTTCTTAAAAAATATAGGTGGTAAAAAAGTTTTTCTTGAGATAAAATCAAAGGAAAACTTATATCTATGTATTGAAAACTCTGGATTTTCTAAAAGAGAAGAAGATTTCAAAGAGGAAATAAAGGGTCTTCATTTAAAGAGAAAAATTTTTACCTTTAAAGGAGAAAAAACTGAAACCGCAGAACAGGGTGATTTACTTGTTATAAAAATTTTAGTTAAATCAACAGGATATTATGAAAATGTTGCAATAGAATCACCCATTCCGGCAGGTCTTGAAATTGTAAATCCAAGAATTGAGGAAACAAGCTTACCTTTCTGGGTAAAAAGAAGAAATATAATGACACCTACATATGTGGATATAAGGGATGACAGAATAATTTTATTTGGAAGTGTTACAAGTGACACTCTCTGTTATTACTACTTAGCTCGTGCTGTAACACCTGGAAAATTCTATACCTCTCCTGTTAGAGGATTTGTTATGTATAATCCAGAAATAATGGGTAACTCCGATGCCTTTTATTTTAAAGTTAACAAAAAATAA
- a CDS encoding sigma-70 family RNA polymerase sigma factor has product MSDKKSYGDKVLEIYFKEISRYPILPPDEIDELVIKAQKGDKIAKEKVVHSLLRMVVSIAMKYRDFGVPVQDLINEGNLGLLRAIEKFDPTKKVHFIGYAPYWIKQAITRALDEQSTTVRIPSEHRTAIRKIKRAEEELGFKRGEITDEEIAKLTGLPLEEIKFAKSIISQEFSLDQLTIEGEEKSSWEEIVEQKSLPSPEVEFAEEKRKLKIRRILNNLPLRERLIIYLYTGTEFSCYEILKIVKEYMKMMGYDFNPKELIIDTVHKVINDSLNELNKLGERCYDFLNNLKKTGDLELWKKIAKNKSLIEKIFQSDKIDIKEAVLIHRFWKYIEDDIERKKIFLKWTKEVLPEKDKRNVFLLYFALDSGYPQILEFIGDLLNISRERVRQIKERTMKELKEKFKKEKVEI; this is encoded by the coding sequence ATGTCAGATAAAAAATCATACGGAGATAAGGTTCTTGAAATATATTTCAAAGAAATATCAAGGTATCCGATTCTCCCTCCTGATGAAATAGATGAACTTGTGATAAAAGCACAGAAAGGAGATAAAATTGCAAAAGAAAAAGTTGTTCATTCTCTTTTGAGAATGGTTGTCAGTATAGCAATGAAGTATAGAGACTTTGGAGTACCTGTTCAGGACTTAATAAATGAAGGTAACCTTGGTCTTTTAAGAGCAATTGAGAAATTTGACCCAACTAAAAAAGTTCACTTTATAGGTTATGCTCCTTACTGGATAAAACAAGCAATAACAAGGGCTCTTGATGAACAATCCACAACTGTTAGAATTCCCTCAGAACATAGGACAGCAATAAGAAAAATAAAAAGAGCCGAAGAGGAACTGGGTTTTAAAAGAGGGGAAATAACAGATGAGGAAATAGCGAAACTAACAGGTTTACCTCTGGAGGAAATAAAATTTGCAAAATCTATAATCAGTCAGGAATTTTCCCTTGACCAACTGACAATTGAAGGTGAAGAAAAATCTTCATGGGAAGAGATAGTAGAGCAAAAATCCCTTCCATCACCTGAAGTGGAATTTGCTGAAGAAAAGAGAAAATTGAAAATAAGAAGAATATTAAATAATTTACCTTTAAGAGAAAGACTTATAATTTATCTTTATACAGGCACTGAATTTTCCTGCTACGAGATACTGAAAATAGTTAAGGAATATATGAAAATGATGGGTTATGACTTTAATCCAAAAGAATTAATAATTGATACAGTCCACAAAGTTATAAATGATTCTCTAAATGAGCTTAATAAATTAGGTGAGAGATGTTATGATTTCCTTAATAACCTTAAAAAAACAGGTGATCTTGAATTATGGAAAAAAATTGCTAAAAATAAATCTCTTATTGAAAAAATATTTCAATCAGATAAAATTGATATAAAAGAAGCTGTTCTTATTCACAGGTTCTGGAAATATATAGAGGATGATATAGAAAGAAAAAAGATCTTCCTAAAATGGACAAAAGAGGTTTTACCAGAAAAAGATAAAAGAAACGTATTTTTACTTTACTTTGCTCTTGATTCAGGTTATCCACAGATACTTGAATTTATAGGAGACTTATTAAACATCTCAAGAGAAAGGGTGAGACAGATAAAAGAAAGAACAATGAAAGAACTTAAGGAAAAATTTAAAAAGGAAAAAGTCGAAATTTGA
- a CDS encoding aspartate-semialdehyde dehydrogenase — protein sequence MKICVLGASGLVGKTLLKVLDERKFPFKEIILFGGEEKEIKINGKEFKIEKFEGKLPECELFFSCLDTDEATQIVPQIVKMRKRVIDNSSAFRLKENVPLVIPEININVLKKEDLLIANPNCSTIQLLLSISPFFKFGIKKIFVSTYQSVSGAGKKGLLSYNYEKKGEIYKESPFPYRIFENLFPYIGEIKEGETVEERKIKEESKKILNRRDIEIYPLCVRVPVPYVHSQSVFLEISKSLKEEEIIDEINSKSYLKYEEIPSPINYIDKDIVGIGRIKVNGKIVKFFSCMDNLRKGAATNAIQIGEYYVR from the coding sequence ATGAAAATCTGTGTCCTTGGTGCAAGTGGACTTGTTGGAAAAACTCTTTTAAAAGTTTTAGACGAGAGAAAATTCCCCTTTAAAGAAATCATTCTTTTTGGAGGAGAAGAAAAAGAAATAAAAATAAATGGAAAAGAATTTAAAATAGAAAAATTTGAAGGAAAATTACCTGAATGTGAACTTTTTTTCTCCTGTCTTGATACAGATGAAGCAACTCAAATTGTTCCCCAAATAGTAAAAATGAGAAAAAGAGTTATTGATAATTCTTCAGCCTTCAGACTAAAAGAGAATGTCCCCCTTGTGATACCTGAAATAAATATAAATGTGCTGAAAAAGGAAGACCTTCTAATTGCAAATCCCAATTGCTCCACAATTCAACTTTTACTTTCAATTTCCCCATTTTTTAAATTCGGAATTAAAAAAATTTTTGTATCAACATATCAATCGGTGTCAGGGGCAGGTAAAAAGGGGCTTTTATCTTATAATTATGAAAAAAAAGGTGAAATATATAAGGAAAGCCCTTTCCCTTATAGGATTTTTGAAAACCTATTTCCTTACATAGGAGAAATAAAAGAAGGTGAAACTGTTGAAGAAAGAAAAATAAAAGAAGAAAGTAAAAAAATTTTAAACAGAAGGGATATAGAAATTTACCCCTTATGTGTAAGAGTTCCTGTTCCCTATGTTCATTCCCAGTCTGTTTTCCTTGAAATTTCAAAAAGTTTAAAAGAAGAGGAAATAATAGATGAAATTAATAGTAAAAGTTATTTAAAATATGAGGAAATTCCCTCCCCAATTAATTATATAGATAAAGATATTGTTGGAATAGGAAGGATAAAAGTAAATGGTAAAATTGTTAAATTTTTCTCCTGTATGGATAATTTAAGAAAAGGGGCTGCAACCAACGCAATACAAATAGGAGAGTATTATGTCAGATAA
- a CDS encoding nitrilase-related carbon-nitrogen hydrolase, producing the protein MKIGFFQFKPYYGNKEKNFEIIKEIIRKSKAELIVFPELATSGYLVPDKNFLEKNSFSVPESKEFEVLLKTVKETRTGLVTGFPEKNNGKFYNSALYILPDGKYGVYRKIHLFYKEKLYFERGNNPLDGVFEYKGFKFGIIICFDWFFPEQIRYLTLKGVNMILHCANLVLPWSQRAMRIYSVINRIFTLTCNRIGEESCGKEKYIFTGKSQIVSPSGKIIARANSNNEVLRVKEINLKESEDKNINEYNNIFEDIKNFFPYNIF; encoded by the coding sequence TTGAAAATAGGATTTTTTCAGTTTAAACCTTATTATGGAAATAAAGAAAAAAATTTTGAAATAATAAAAGAAATAATAAGAAAAAGTAAAGCTGAACTAATTGTTTTTCCGGAACTTGCTACATCAGGATATCTTGTTCCTGATAAAAATTTTTTAGAAAAAAACTCCTTTTCTGTTCCTGAAAGCAAGGAATTTGAAGTTCTTTTAAAAACTGTCAAAGAAACAAGAACAGGTTTAGTAACAGGTTTTCCTGAAAAAAATAATGGAAAATTTTATAACTCTGCCTTATATATTTTACCTGATGGTAAATATGGTGTTTATAGAAAAATACATTTATTTTATAAAGAAAAATTATATTTTGAAAGGGGAAATAATCCTCTCGATGGTGTATTTGAATATAAGGGATTTAAATTTGGAATAATTATATGTTTTGATTGGTTTTTTCCTGAACAGATAAGGTATTTGACACTTAAAGGTGTAAATATGATTTTACATTGCGCAAATCTTGTTTTACCATGGTCACAGAGGGCAATGAGAATTTATTCTGTTATCAATAGAATTTTTACTTTGACATGTAACAGGATTGGAGAGGAAAGTTGCGGGAAGGAAAAGTATATCTTCACAGGAAAAAGTCAGATTGTTTCACCCTCGGGTAAAATAATAGCAAGAGCAAACTCTAATAATGAAGTTTTAAGGGTAAAAGAAATAAATTTAAAGGAGTCAGAAGACAAAAATATAAATGAATACAACAACATATTTGAAGATATAAAAAATTTCTTCCCCTATAACATATTTTAA